A single window of Helicobacter pylori NCTC 11637 = CCUG 17874 = ATCC 43504 = JCM 12093 DNA harbors:
- the secY gene encoding preprotein translocase subunit SecY yields MNKAIASKILITLGFLFLYRVLAYIPIPGVDLAAIKAFFDSNSNNALGLFNMFSGNAVSRLSIISLGIMPYITSSIIMELLSATFPNLAKMKKERDGMQKYMQIVRYLTILITLIQAVSVSVGLRSISGGANGAIMIDMQVFMIVSAFSMLTGTMLLMWIGEQITQRGVGNGISLIIFAGIVSGIPSAISGTFNLVNTGVINILMLIGIVLIVLATIFAIIYVELAERRIPISYARKVVMQNQNKRIMNYIPIKLNLSGVIPPIFASALLVFPSTILQQATSNKTLQAIADFLSPQGYAYNILMFLLIIFFAYFYSSIVFNSKDIADNLRRNGGYIPGLRPGEGTSSFLNSVASKLTLWGSLYLALISTVPWILVKAMGVPFYFGGTAVLIVVQVAIDTMKKIEAQIYMSKYKTLSAVGF; encoded by the coding sequence ATGAATAAAGCCATTGCTAGTAAGATACTCATCACTTTGGGTTTTTTATTTCTCTACAGAGTCTTAGCTTATATCCCCATTCCTGGCGTAGATTTAGCAGCGATCAAGGCTTTTTTTGACAGCAACTCCAACAACGCTTTGGGGTTGTTTAACATGTTTAGCGGGAATGCGGTTTCTCGCTTGAGCATCATCTCTTTGGGTATCATGCCCTATATCACTTCTTCCATTATCATGGAGCTTTTGAGCGCGACTTTCCCCAACCTGGCTAAAATGAAAAAAGAGCGAGACGGCATGCAAAAATACATGCAAATCGTGCGCTATTTAACCATTTTAATCACCCTAATCCAAGCGGTGAGCGTATCAGTGGGCTTAAGGAGCATTAGCGGAGGAGCCAATGGAGCGATCATGATTGATATGCAAGTCTTTATGATCGTTTCAGCGTTTTCTATGCTTACAGGGACGATGCTGCTCATGTGGATAGGGGAGCAAATCACGCAAAGGGGCGTGGGGAATGGGATTAGCCTTATTATTTTTGCCGGGATTGTTTCAGGGATCCCATCAGCTATTTCAGGCACATTCAATTTGGTCAATACGGGCGTGATCAATATTTTAATGCTCATTGGTATTGTGCTGATTGTTTTAGCGACGATTTTTGCGATTATCTATGTGGAATTAGCTGAGCGCAGGATCCCTATTTCTTATGCGCGTAAAGTGGTGATGCAAAACCAAAACAAGCGCATCATGAATTACATTCCTATTAAGTTGAACTTAAGCGGGGTGATCCCCCCTATTTTCGCTTCAGCTTTACTCGTGTTCCCTTCTACGATTTTGCAGCAAGCCACAAGCAACAAAACCTTGCAAGCGATTGCAGATTTTTTAAGCCCGCAAGGGTATGCGTATAATATTTTGATGTTCTTACTCATCATCTTTTTTGCTTACTTTTATTCTTCTATCGTGTTCAATTCTAAGGATATTGCGGATAATTTGAGGCGTAATGGCGGGTATATTCCAGGGCTTAGGCCTGGAGAGGGGACTTCATCGTTTTTAAATTCTGTAGCGAGTAAGCTCACTTTGTGGGGTTCGTTGTATTTAGCGCTCATTTCTACCGTGCCTTGGATTTTGGTTAAGGCTATGGGCGTGCCTTTTTACTTTGGAGGCACAGCGGTGCTGATTGTGGTTCAAGTCGCTATTGACACCATGAAAAAGATTGAAGCGCAAATTTATATGAGCAAGTATAAAACTTTAAGCGCGGTAGGCTTTTAA
- the map gene encoding type I methionyl aminopeptidase, with amino-acid sequence MAISIKSPKEIKALRKAGELTAQALALLEREVRPGVSLLELDKMAEDFIKFSHARPAFKGLYGFPNSVCMSLNEVVIHGIPTDYVLQEGDIIGLDLGVEVDGYYGDSALTLPIGAISPQDEKLLACSKESLMHAINSIRVGMHFKELSQILESAITERGFVPLKGFCGHGIGKKPHEEPEIPNYLEKGVKANSGPKIKEGMVFCLEPMVCQKQGEPKILADKWSVVSVDGLNTSHHEHTIAIVGNKAVILTER; translated from the coding sequence ATGGCAATCTCTATTAAAAGCCCAAAAGAAATCAAAGCGTTAAGAAAAGCTGGGGAATTAACCGCTCAAGCGTTAGCCCTTTTAGAGCGAGAAGTAAGGCCTGGGGTTTCACTTTTAGAGCTGGATAAAATGGCTGAAGATTTTATCAAATTCTCTCATGCCAGGCCTGCTTTTAAGGGGCTTTATGGTTTCCCTAACTCGGTGTGCATGTCCTTAAATGAGGTGGTTATTCATGGCATTCCTACGGATTATGTTTTACAAGAAGGGGATATTATAGGCTTGGATTTGGGGGTGGAGGTGGATGGCTATTATGGCGATTCGGCCCTCACGCTTCCCATAGGCGCGATAAGCCCGCAAGATGAAAAATTGCTCGCTTGCTCTAAAGAGAGCTTGATGCATGCCATTAATTCCATTAGAGTGGGCATGCATTTTAAAGAGTTGAGTCAGATTTTAGAGAGCGCTATTACAGAAAGGGGCTTTGTGCCTTTGAAAGGATTTTGTGGGCATGGCATTGGTAAAAAACCCCATGAAGAGCCAGAAATCCCCAACTACCTAGAAAAAGGCGTCAAGGCTAATAGCGGCCCTAAAATCAAAGAGGGCATGGTATTTTGCTTAGAGCCTATGGTGTGTCAAAAACAAGGCGAGCCTAAAATACTAGCGGATAAGTGGAGCGTGGTTTCAGTGGATGGGCTTAACACAAGCCACCATGAGCATACTATCGCCATAGTTGGCAATAAAGCAGTGATTCTTACGGAGCGTTAA
- the rpmJ gene encoding 50S ribosomal protein L36 — MKVRPSVKKMCDKCKIIKRRGVIRVICATPKHKQRQG; from the coding sequence ATGAAAGTCAGGCCATCAGTGAAAAAGATGTGCGATAAGTGCAAAATCATTAAAAGAAGGGGCGTTATTAGAGTGATCTGCGCTACCCCTAAACACAAACAAAGACAAGGATAA
- the rplP gene encoding 50S ribosomal protein L16: MLMPKRTKYRKQMKGRNRGKAHRGNSIAFGDIAIKAIEHGRIDSRQIESARVAMTRHIKRAGKVWIRVFPDKPLTAKPLETRMGKGKGSVEKWVMNIKPGRIVYEMLGIEEGLAREALALAQSKLPFKTKIVTCESENEIY, from the coding sequence ATGTTAATGCCAAAAAGAACAAAATACAGAAAGCAAATGAAAGGGCGCAATCGTGGGAAAGCCCATCGTGGTAACTCCATTGCGTTTGGGGATATTGCGATTAAAGCCATAGAGCATGGGAGGATTGATTCACGCCAGATTGAATCCGCAAGGGTGGCTATGACAAGGCACATTAAAAGAGCGGGTAAGGTGTGGATTAGAGTGTTTCCCGATAAGCCTTTGACCGCTAAGCCTTTAGAAACCAGGATGGGTAAAGGTAAAGGCTCTGTGGAAAAATGGGTGATGAATATCAAGCCGGGCAGAATCGTTTATGAAATGCTAGGCATTGAAGAAGGATTAGCGAGAGAAGCTTTAGCGTTAGCTCAGAGCAAACTTCCTTTTAAAACCAAAATTGTAACTTGTGAGAGCGAAAATGAAATATACTGA
- the rplO gene encoding 50S ribosomal protein L15 gives MGLENLKPAKGSVKKIKRVGRGQGSGMGKTATRGGKGQTARTGYKAKRGFEGGQQPLQRRLPKIGFRTKDSHIYSINVEKNEAIKNLEEITFSSLRALHHFPLYIEGVKLIGKDAKNLASKIKDERIKTSGQK, from the coding sequence ATGGGATTAGAAAATTTAAAGCCGGCTAAAGGTAGCGTTAAGAAAATCAAACGAGTGGGCCGTGGTCAAGGAAGTGGGATGGGAAAGACTGCCACAAGGGGTGGTAAAGGCCAAACCGCAAGGACAGGCTATAAGGCTAAAAGAGGCTTTGAAGGAGGGCAACAACCCTTACAACGCCGTTTGCCTAAAATAGGTTTTAGGACTAAAGACTCTCATATCTATTCTATCAATGTGGAAAAGAATGAAGCGATTAAAAATTTAGAAGAAATCACTTTTTCAAGCTTGCGCGCTTTGCACCATTTCCCCCTTTATATTGAAGGCGTGAAATTGATCGGTAAAGACGCTAAAAACTTGGCTTCTAAAATTAAAGATGAGAGAATCAAAACAAGCGGGCAGAAATAA
- the rplX gene encoding 50S ribosomal protein L24, whose protein sequence is MKSEIKKNDMVKVIAGDDKGKVAKVLAVLPKTSQVVVEGCKVVKKAIKPTDDNPKGGFIHKEKPMHISNVKKA, encoded by the coding sequence ATGAAAAGCGAAATCAAAAAAAATGACATGGTGAAAGTCATTGCAGGAGACGATAAGGGTAAGGTTGCTAAGGTTTTAGCGGTGTTGCCTAAGACTTCTCAAGTGGTTGTTGAAGGGTGTAAAGTGGTGAAAAAAGCGATTAAACCTACTGATGATAACCCTAAAGGGGGCTTTATCCATAAAGAAAAGCCCATGCACATTTCCAATGTGAAGAAAGCCTAA
- the rpsS gene encoding 30S ribosomal protein S19, translating into MSRSIKKGPFIDDHLMKKTLKAKEGKDNRPIKTWSRRSTILPEMIGFTYNVHNGRVFVPVYITENHVGYKLGEFAPTRTFKGHKGSVQKKIGK; encoded by the coding sequence ATGTCTAGGTCAATTAAAAAGGGTCCTTTTATAGACGACCACTTGATGAAAAAAACGCTCAAGGCAAAAGAGGGTAAGGATAACCGCCCGATTAAAACATGGTCTAGAAGAAGCACCATTTTGCCTGAAATGATTGGTTTTACTTATAATGTGCATAACGGAAGGGTTTTTGTCCCTGTGTATATCACAGAAAACCATGTGGGTTATAAGTTAGGGGAATTCGCTCCTACAAGAACTTTTAAAGGGCACAAAGGCAGTGTCCAAAAAAAGATTGGCAAGTAA
- the rpsE gene encoding 30S ribosomal protein S5: protein MEEINREEFQEVVVNIGRVTKVVKGGRRFRFNALVVVGNKNGLVGFGLGKAKEVPDAIKKAVDDAFKNLIHVTIKGTTIAHDIEHKYNASRILLKPASEGTGVIAGGSTRPIVELAGIKDILTKSLGSNNPYNVVRATFDALAKIKA from the coding sequence ATGGAAGAGATTAACAGAGAAGAGTTTCAAGAAGTCGTTGTGAATATTGGCCGTGTAACCAAAGTGGTTAAGGGCGGTAGGCGGTTTCGTTTTAACGCTTTAGTGGTTGTGGGCAATAAAAATGGGCTTGTAGGCTTTGGTTTGGGCAAGGCTAAGGAAGTCCCTGATGCGATTAAAAAAGCGGTAGATGATGCGTTTAAAAACCTAATTCATGTAACCATTAAAGGCACGACTATCGCTCATGATATTGAGCATAAATACAACGCAAGCCGTATTTTACTCAAACCGGCAAGTGAGGGAACGGGAGTGATTGCTGGGGGTTCAACGCGCCCTATCGTGGAATTAGCAGGCATTAAGGATATTCTCACCAAATCTTTAGGCTCCAACAACCCCTATAATGTGGTGCGCGCGACTTTTGACGCTTTAGCGAAAATCAAGGCGTAG
- the rpsQ gene encoding 30S ribosomal protein S17 yields MNTKEPHKRLVQGKVISKFAEKSAVILVERKVVHEKYRKIVKKFKKYTIHDENNQVKVGDFVSAIECRPLSKTKSFTLKEILVVGV; encoded by the coding sequence ATGAATACGAAAGAGCCGCATAAAAGGCTGGTGCAAGGCAAGGTTATCAGCAAGTTTGCTGAAAAAAGCGCTGTGATTCTTGTGGAAAGAAAAGTGGTGCATGAAAAATACCGCAAGATTGTTAAAAAGTTCAAAAAATACACCATTCATGATGAAAACAATCAGGTGAAAGTAGGGGATTTTGTGAGCGCGATTGAGTGCAGACCGCTTTCTAAAACCAAGTCTTTCACGCTTAAAGAAATTTTAGTAGTGGGAGTATAA
- a CDS encoding 50S ribosomal protein L23, translated as MADIMDIKSILYTEKSLGLQEKGVLVVQTAQNVTKNQLKEVFKTYFGFEPLKINSLKQEGKVKRFRGKLGQRKSFKKFYVKVPEGASIAALGA; from the coding sequence ATGGCAGACATCATGGATATAAAGTCAATTCTTTACACTGAAAAGTCATTAGGATTGCAAGAAAAAGGCGTTTTAGTGGTCCAAACGGCTCAAAATGTAACCAAAAATCAGCTCAAAGAAGTGTTTAAAACTTACTTTGGCTTTGAGCCTTTGAAAATCAATTCTTTGAAACAAGAGGGTAAGGTGAAACGCTTTAGAGGGAAGCTTGGACAAAGAAAGTCGTTTAAGAAATTTTATGTGAAAGTTCCAGAGGGCGCTAGCATTGCCGCCCTTGGCGCTTAA
- the rplN gene encoding 50S ribosomal protein L14 produces MIQSFTRLNVADNSGAKEIMCIKVLGGSHKRYASVGSVIVASVKKAIPNGKVKRGQVVKAVVVRTKKEIQRKNGSLVRFDDNAAVILDAKKDPVGTRIFGPVSREVRYANFMKIISLAPEVV; encoded by the coding sequence ATGATACAGAGTTTTACGAGATTGAATGTCGCTGACAATAGCGGTGCTAAAGAAATCATGTGTATTAAGGTGTTAGGAGGCAGCCACAAACGCTATGCGAGCGTGGGTAGCGTGATCGTGGCTTCCGTGAAAAAAGCTATCCCTAATGGTAAGGTGAAGCGCGGTCAAGTCGTCAAAGCCGTTGTGGTGAGAACGAAAAAAGAAATCCAAAGGAAAAATGGTTCTTTGGTGCGTTTTGATGACAATGCAGCAGTGATCTTGGACGCTAAAAAAGATCCGGTTGGCACAAGGATTTTTGGGCCAGTGAGCCGAGAAGTGCGTTACGCTAATTTCATGAAAATTATTTCTCTAGCGCCGGAGGTTGTATAA
- the rplV gene encoding 50S ribosomal protein L22, giving the protein MSKALLRFVRLSPTKARLIARQIQGMNAELAIASLEFTPNKAARVLSKVVASAVANGSLDAKSALIVSCRVDAGPVLRRSIPRAKGRATAIRKPTSHVFVEVAEGKEMKSSKSHKKNQAEGK; this is encoded by the coding sequence ATGAGTAAAGCGTTATTAAGATTTGTGCGGTTATCTCCTACTAAAGCCAGATTGATTGCAAGACAGATTCAAGGCATGAACGCTGAATTAGCGATCGCTAGTTTGGAATTTACGCCCAATAAAGCGGCCAGAGTGCTTTCAAAAGTGGTGGCTTCTGCGGTCGCTAACGGCTCATTAGACGCCAAGAGCGCTCTGATTGTTTCTTGCAGAGTGGATGCTGGCCCTGTGCTTAGGCGCTCCATTCCAAGGGCTAAAGGCAGAGCCACAGCCATTAGAAAGCCAACATCTCATGTATTCGTAGAAGTAGCAGAAGGGAAAGAAATGAAATCTTCTAAAAGCCATAAAAAAAATCAAGCAGAAGGTAAGTAG
- a CDS encoding type Z 30S ribosomal protein S14 — MAKKSMIAKAQRKPKFQVRAYTRCRICGRPHSVYRDFGLCRVCLRKMGSEGLIPGLRKASW, encoded by the coding sequence ATGGCTAAAAAATCAATGATAGCAAAGGCTCAAAGGAAACCAAAATTTCAAGTAAGGGCTTATACCAGATGCCGCATTTGTGGGAGACCTCATTCGGTTTATAGGGATTTTGGACTTTGTAGGGTGTGCCTAAGAAAAATGGGCAGTGAGGGACTCATCCCAGGCTTGAGAAAAGCCAGTTGGTAA
- the rplD gene encoding 50S ribosomal protein L4, with protein MSKAIVLDSHLKEKGSVELPKRYEGINSHNLYLYVKHYLSSARANTAKSKNRAEVSGGGRKPWAQKGGGRARAGSITSPVFVGGGVSHGATNKRNYNLKINKKQKRLALEYALEEKAQANKLFVVEKIAIKGVVEDNKRKHLTKEANQMFQALEQRDTLFVCLNMDEYTELAFSNLKKCLIVDVSELNAYLLAAFSSVVMEEAAFQHVVQDKTEE; from the coding sequence ATGAGTAAGGCCATCGTTTTAGACAGCCATTTGAAAGAAAAGGGTAGCGTGGAGTTACCTAAAAGATATGAGGGCATTAACAGCCATAACCTCTATCTTTATGTGAAACATTATTTATCTTCTGCGCGCGCTAATACCGCTAAAAGTAAAAACCGCGCTGAAGTGAGCGGAGGCGGTAGGAAGCCTTGGGCGCAAAAAGGGGGCGGAAGAGCCAGAGCAGGGAGCATCACTTCGCCTGTGTTTGTGGGTGGGGGTGTCTCTCATGGGGCTACGAATAAGCGCAACTACAACCTTAAAATCAACAAAAAACAAAAACGCTTGGCTTTAGAATACGCTTTAGAAGAAAAAGCGCAAGCGAACAAGCTTTTTGTGGTGGAAAAAATCGCTATAAAAGGCGTGGTTGAAGACAATAAAAGAAAGCATTTGACTAAAGAAGCCAACCAAATGTTCCAGGCTTTAGAGCAACGAGACACTTTGTTTGTGTGCTTAAACATGGACGAATACACCGAGTTAGCCTTTAGTAACCTTAAAAAATGCCTTATTGTTGATGTGAGCGAGTTAAACGCTTATCTTTTGGCGGCGTTTAGCTCTGTGGTGATGGAAGAAGCAGCGTTTCAGCATGTGGTGCAAGATAAGACAGAGGAGTAA
- the rplR gene encoding 50S ribosomal protein L18, translated as MNAKALYKKKALRDRRKLRIKSKLLGDALRPRVSVFRSNRYFYAQAIDDVKQSTITHIDGRKMGFKNTQEDAKKLGALFAEELKKAGIERAVYDRNGYLYHGVVAAFAESLRENGIAL; from the coding sequence ATGAACGCGAAAGCATTGTATAAAAAGAAAGCCTTAAGGGATCGCCGAAAATTAAGGATTAAAAGCAAACTCTTGGGCGATGCGTTAAGACCTAGGGTGAGCGTTTTTCGTTCGAATCGCTATTTCTATGCGCAAGCGATTGATGATGTTAAACAAAGCACCATAACGCATATTGACGGCAGGAAAATGGGCTTTAAAAACACTCAAGAAGACGCTAAAAAATTAGGCGCTCTCTTTGCTGAAGAATTGAAAAAAGCAGGGATTGAGCGAGCGGTTTATGATAGGAATGGTTATCTCTATCATGGCGTGGTGGCAGCGTTTGCTGAAAGCTTGAGAGAGAACGGGATCGCTCTATGA
- the rplE gene encoding 50S ribosomal protein L5, giving the protein MFGLKQFYQNEVRTKLAQELDIKNPMLLPKLEKIVISVGAGAYAKDMKIMQNIAQTISLIAGQKAVITKAKKSVAGFKIREGMAVGAKVTLRNKRMYNFLEKLIVISLPRVKDFRGISRNGFDGRGNYTFGINEQLIFPEVVYDDIMVSHGMNITMVTSTDNDKEAFKLLELLGLPFAKVR; this is encoded by the coding sequence ATGTTTGGTTTGAAACAATTTTATCAAAATGAAGTGAGAACAAAACTCGCTCAAGAATTAGACATCAAAAACCCCATGCTTTTACCCAAGCTAGAAAAAATCGTTATCAGCGTGGGCGCTGGGGCTTATGCAAAAGACATGAAAATCATGCAAAATATCGCGCAAACGATTTCTTTGATTGCAGGGCAAAAAGCGGTTATCACTAAAGCGAAAAAATCCGTTGCAGGCTTTAAGATCAGAGAAGGCATGGCGGTAGGGGCGAAAGTTACCTTAAGGAATAAACGCATGTATAATTTCTTAGAAAAGCTGATTGTGATTTCTTTACCCAGAGTGAAAGACTTTAGAGGGATTTCACGAAATGGTTTTGATGGGCGTGGGAATTACACCTTTGGGATCAATGAGCAGTTGATTTTCCCGGAAGTGGTTTATGATGATATTATGGTCAGTCATGGCATGAACATCACTATGGTAACTTCTACGGACAACGATAAAGAAGCGTTCAAGTTGTTAGAATTGCTTGGATTGCCTTTTGCAAAAGTGAGATAA
- the rpsH gene encoding 30S ribosomal protein S8: protein MVNDIIADSLTRLRNASMRRLEFTQLYYAKIVVSILEIFKEKGFIKDFNVKDKDKKQSVYVQLAYDEKGHSKISEVKRLSKPGRRVYKQKNELKRFKNGYGVIVVSTSKGVITNEEAYRQNVGGEVLCSIW from the coding sequence ATGGTAAATGATATAATTGCAGATTCATTAACTCGTTTGAGAAACGCTTCTATGCGCCGCTTAGAATTCACACAGCTTTATTACGCAAAGATCGTGGTTTCTATTTTAGAGATTTTTAAAGAAAAGGGTTTCATTAAAGATTTCAATGTCAAAGATAAAGACAAGAAACAATCGGTTTATGTGCAATTGGCTTATGATGAAAAAGGGCATTCAAAAATCAGCGAAGTGAAGCGCTTAAGCAAGCCCGGTCGTCGTGTGTATAAGCAAAAAAACGAGTTGAAGCGCTTTAAAAATGGCTATGGCGTGATTGTGGTAAGCACTTCTAAGGGCGTGATTACCAACGAAGAAGCTTACAGACAAAATGTCGGTGGCGAAGTGCTTTGCAGCATTTGGTAA
- the rpmC gene encoding 50S ribosomal protein L29 — translation MKYTELKDKSIKELEELLHAKKAELFELRVKLKAMQLSNPNEIKKARRNIARINTAINAHYSSSVE, via the coding sequence ATGAAATATACTGAATTGAAAGATAAGAGTATCAAGGAATTAGAAGAGTTGTTGCATGCTAAGAAAGCGGAGCTTTTTGAGTTGCGCGTTAAGTTAAAGGCTATGCAATTGAGTAATCCTAACGAGATTAAGAAAGCCAGAAGAAATATCGCTCGCATTAACACGGCCATTAATGCGCATTATTCTTCTAGCGTTGAGTAA
- the rpsC gene encoding 30S ribosomal protein S3, translating to MGQKVNPVGLRLGINRNWTSRWFPSARTAPSNIDEDNKIRKFLKKELYYAGVSEIVIERAAKKLRVTVVAARPGLIIGKKGVDIEKVKEGLKVLIKKEVSINIKEVKRPQADAQLAAENVATQLEKRIAFRRAMKKVMQAALKSGAKGIKVRVSGRLAGAEIARTEWYMEGRVPLHTLRAKIDYGFAEAMTVYGIIGVKVWIFKGEVLQKGIQFEKKEEAKEEREPRRSRRGRQ from the coding sequence ATGGGACAAAAAGTTAATCCGGTAGGTTTAAGATTAGGTATTAATAGGAATTGGACTTCCAGATGGTTCCCTAGCGCTCGCACCGCTCCAAGCAATATTGATGAAGACAATAAGATTAGGAAATTCCTTAAAAAAGAGCTTTATTACGCTGGCGTGAGCGAGATTGTGATTGAAAGAGCGGCTAAAAAACTGCGCGTTACGGTCGTAGCGGCTCGCCCAGGGCTTATCATTGGTAAAAAAGGCGTGGATATTGAAAAAGTCAAAGAAGGCCTAAAAGTGCTCATCAAAAAAGAAGTCTCCATTAATATTAAAGAAGTCAAACGCCCCCAAGCTGACGCCCAATTAGCCGCAGAAAATGTAGCCACCCAGCTAGAAAAAAGGATCGCTTTCCGTCGCGCGATGAAAAAGGTCATGCAAGCGGCGTTAAAATCCGGCGCTAAAGGGATCAAGGTGCGCGTTTCTGGCCGTTTGGCGGGGGCTGAAATCGCTCGCACCGAATGGTATATGGAAGGGCGCGTGCCTTTACACACCTTAAGGGCTAAAATTGATTATGGCTTTGCTGAAGCGATGACGGTATATGGTATTATTGGCGTGAAAGTGTGGATTTTCAAAGGGGAAGTTTTGCAAAAAGGCATCCAATTTGAGAAAAAAGAAGAGGCTAAAGAAGAAAGAGAGCCTAGAAGAAGCAGAAGAGGGAGGCAATAA
- the infA gene encoding translation initiation factor IF-1 — MARDDVIEVDGKVIEALPNATFKVELDNKHVVLCRISGKMRMHYIRIALGDRVKLELTPYSLDKGRITFRYK; from the coding sequence ATGGCAAGAGATGATGTTATAGAAGTGGATGGGAAAGTGATTGAGGCGTTGCCTAACGCCACTTTTAAGGTGGAATTAGACAATAAGCATGTGGTGTTGTGCCGTATTTCTGGAAAGATGCGCATGCACTATATTAGGATTGCTTTAGGCGATAGGGTCAAGCTAGAGCTTACGCCCTATAGTTTAGACAAGGGTCGGATAACTTTTAGATATAAATGA
- the rplF gene encoding 50S ribosomal protein L6 yields the protein MSRIGKRIIEIPSSVQASVEGSKLLFKNSKEKHELETHNRVKITLENNQLSFQPVGEDAQSRAYWGTYGALANNIVTGLSTGFSKTLEVNGVGYKVALGNKTLDLSLGFSHPVKYPIPAGIEMVVEKNTITIKGSDKQKVGQVAAEIRSFRPPEPYKGKGVKYSNEVIIRKAGKTAKK from the coding sequence ATGTCAAGAATTGGGAAAAGAATCATTGAAATTCCAAGCTCTGTGCAAGCGAGCGTTGAAGGGAGCAAGCTTCTTTTTAAAAACAGCAAAGAAAAGCATGAGTTAGAAACTCACAACCGAGTGAAAATCACGCTTGAAAACAACCAATTGAGCTTCCAGCCTGTGGGCGAAGACGCGCAGTCTAGGGCTTATTGGGGGACTTATGGGGCGTTAGCCAACAACATTGTAACAGGCTTAAGCACCGGTTTCAGCAAGACTTTAGAAGTCAATGGCGTGGGCTATAAGGTGGCTTTGGGCAATAAAACTTTGGATTTGAGTTTGGGTTTTAGCCACCCGGTGAAATACCCCATTCCAGCAGGGATTGAAATGGTGGTGGAAAAAAACACTATCACGATCAAAGGGAGCGATAAGCAAAAAGTAGGGCAAGTCGCCGCTGAAATCAGGAGCTTCAGACCCCCAGAGCCATACAAGGGCAAGGGCGTGAAATACAGCAATGAAGTCATTATTAGAAAAGCTGGTAAAACAGCTAAAAAATAA
- the rplB gene encoding 50S ribosomal protein L2 yields the protein MAIKTYKPYTPSRRFMSVLDSKDITAKSSVKGLLTKLKATAGRNNNGRITSRHKERGAKKLYRIIDFKRNKYNVEGKVAAIEYDPYRNARIALVVYPDGDKRYILQPSGLKVGDSVIAAEGGLDIKVGFAMKLKNIPIGTVVHNIEMHPGAGGQLARSAGMSAQIMGRENKYTIIRMPSSEMRYILSECMASVGVVGNEDFINVSIGKAGRNRHRGIRPQTRGSAMNPVDHPHGGGEGKTGTSGHPVSPWGTPAKGYKTRKKKASDKLIISRKKHK from the coding sequence ATGGCGATTAAAACTTATAAGCCTTACACCCCAAGCAGACGCTTCATGTCGGTGTTGGACTCTAAAGACATTACCGCAAAAAGCAGTGTCAAAGGCTTACTCACTAAGCTTAAAGCAACAGCAGGGAGAAACAATAATGGGCGCATCACCAGCCGCCACAAAGAGAGAGGGGCTAAAAAACTCTATCGCATTATTGATTTCAAGCGCAACAAATACAATGTTGAAGGGAAAGTGGCTGCGATTGAGTATGATCCTTACAGAAACGCGCGCATCGCTCTTGTAGTCTATCCTGATGGGGACAAACGCTATATCTTACAGCCAAGCGGTTTGAAAGTAGGCGATAGCGTTATCGCTGCTGAAGGCGGTTTGGATATTAAAGTGGGCTTTGCGATGAAGTTAAAAAATATCCCTATAGGAACGGTGGTGCATAATATTGAAATGCATCCAGGGGCTGGCGGGCAATTAGCCAGAAGCGCGGGGATGAGCGCTCAAATCATGGGTAGAGAAAATAAATACACCATTATTAGAATGCCAAGCTCTGAAATGCGCTACATTCTAAGCGAATGCATGGCGAGTGTTGGCGTGGTAGGGAATGAGGATTTTATCAATGTCTCTATCGGTAAGGCAGGGCGTAACCGCCACAGAGGCATTCGCCCACAAACTCGTGGTAGCGCTATGAACCCAGTGGATCACCCGCATGGTGGGGGTGAGGGTAAAACAGGGACAAGCGGTCATCCTGTATCGCCTTGGGGCACTCCAGCTAAGGGCTATAAAACGAGAAAGAAAAAAGCTAGCGACAAGCTCATCATTTCCAGAAAGAAACATAAATAA